The Jaculus jaculus isolate mJacJac1 chromosome 3, mJacJac1.mat.Y.cur, whole genome shotgun sequence genome includes the window ggaaattttcatctatgattttgttgaagacacctactatgccttttgagtgaaattcttctccttctactatgccctgaattctaatatttgatcttttcatagtatcccgaatatcttgaaattcccactcatacttttctataagtttgtctttctctttgttggcctgtattagatctgccacctggtcttctagcttagatattctgtcctctccttcatccattctactggtgagattttctacagagttttttatttcattaactgtgttcttcattgctagtaattctgactggtttttctttattatttctatttccttatttatgtcttgtattgccttctttatttcatgaaattggtgtcctgcatcttctttgattcctttgatttcctctttaagttcctctttgactcctttgatttgttctctgacttctttgaacatatttacaatcattcttttgaaatctttttcaggcatttcctctaactcgttctcactggaggtcatttctgatgcattaatacttttaggtggatttatctcgtcttgctttttagtgtttcttgtgttataatgtatatatttttgcatcttggattatgttaatgcttggattttctagctagctgggtattcctagctgtatcaattgatttgatgttatatattttcagggtaggagcttaaggtgttagatgtggctcttaagactctgagagtatctacaaagatgctcctaggggttgagtttccctgctatgggagtattcaagtaggctgagtggaataaaacaccggtagattctaaaagttaactaaacactgtacccattcagtcaaaaacagccccaagtatgtatgccagagtagttattataacaaccagatcctctatcaacacagaggttaagatttctgttctgttgagggatctcagtcagcttttgaccaagtgagacccttccctggtgcaaacccagttaccttggatgagtttggtctcagtcaaggtgctggctgggtcgtcgggctgctgttctgaattctggagttgggcactggcttttcctgcggggcaaaccaagcctggcaactgtggccctgcagatcagcacccccactgctggaactgtgctgcttctgggtctgctgttgttgccgctcctgggtctgctgctgctggggccgctggtaccagttccggagctgccgatgttgctgccaaactctgctcctgcttgggtcccgctgttggctcaagttggcatggcccggtcccgggccgctgctctgttggctggagctgggctcaggcggtgggggaggggagggagctgcagctgctctggttgtctcgctgctccaagcgttcttctacctcgcggtctgctcctccgctgctcgctgccgctctcccttcacgtttcctgaggtgcggagagcgcggtgtgagggaagcgcccgcacctggcttttcgtgtggctggagccgagcctggtggctttctggtgcgccgccaccgctgcggttggcggagctgccggggccgcttttgccggcctgtgcaggctctggatgctttggatctctcctacttctccactgctgcttcagtttcctatacacctcagtttttagtaaaagtgtgtattttgctgaggttttttggtctttttccccccaggctgctttggcatggtaccaacgccgccatcttaaccggaagtccaaactacagtactttttaaaaattatttatttatttatttgagagcgacagacacagagataaagacagatagagggagagagagagactgggcacgccagggtttccagcctctgcaaacgaactccagacgcgtgtgcccccttgtgcatctggctaacgtgggacctggggaaccgagcctcgaaccggggtccttaggcttcacaggcaagcgcttaaccagtaagccgtctctccagccccaaactacaGTATTTTAATCTGAGTAAACATACTCAGATAAGTGTTTTCACTACTTCCAAAATGAGTATTatctattgttattttattttttttaatttttttgatgtttatttttatttatttatttgagagcaacagatagacacagagagagaaagaggcagagagagaaaatgggcgcattgggtcctccagccactgcaaatgaactccagactcatgcgtcacgttgtgcatctggcttatgtgggtcctaggaaattgagcctcgaaccagggtccttaggcttcccaggcaagcacttaaccactatgccatctctccagccctatttattttttgttaatgcaTAAGTGATATGAAAATCTAGCACAGGAAAGATATGAAATATTATAGCAATGTTAGCAAATTAAGCCAcatgaaatttataaaaatgcATATTAATTAGCTGTGTAATAACAATAATGACTGAATCATTATTTGAGGTAATAAATAATGAGCATGTAACATAGTCTTGCAGAATTTATCAATAAATTACAGGGGCCTTTGAGAATAACcagaattatatataatttatcagtgcaccaaaaaacataaaacataaatctAGCCTTACATGAAGAACTTTCTTTATTCTATGGATGAAATAGTCAACTGAAGTGAGAAACCGCAGACTTATTACATCTAAACTGGGAATAAAAAGTTGGTTgtacagggctggaaaaatgatatagtggctaaggcacttgtctgcaaagccaaaggatcccagttcaactcccaggacccacataaggcagatgcacaaggggcacatgcatctggagttcatttgcagtggctggaggctgtggtgagcctattcgctctctctctctctctttctttttgcctctctttctcaaataaataaataaataaataaataaataaataaataaataatattttctttaaagttagttgtgggctggagagatggcttagcggttaagcacttgcctgtgaagcctaaggacccctgtttgaggctcgattccccaggactcacgttagccagatgcacaagggggcacgcgcatctggagttggtctgcagtggctggaagccctggcacacccattctctctctttctctatctgcctctttctctgtgtctgtcactctcaagtaaataaataaaaataataataataataaaagttagtTGTACCAACTACTTATTTGGCTAAAGAAAGTCTTTCCCAGAGATAAAGACATTCATCACCACCCTTATTTCGTTATGTTCTTGGAAATAAATTTATTCAATCAACATGTTCTTCTGGGAAAATGAAGTTTGAGAAAATCTCGTCTTGATGGCAGAAGGCTTAATTATACAGTTGCTTATTTAATAAGATAACCTATTGTCTCTTACAACATTGTTACCTCTAATTCTAAACTGTGATGTTCTGAACTTAACCCATTTCACTTACATCTTAATTTATAAGACATAACTTAAGACCTAATCTGTGCCCAGATCCCAAACTAATTATTTCAACTTTAACACTTTCTTCTGAAACCTTATTAAGACTTTGTCAAGGTAGTGTTTTCATTCACAGCACATAATAATCTTAGActaattattatttccttttacaTGAACTCTAAAAACTCATTACTATTAAATATTCTGTTTAGGGTTCTCATTAAACCATTAATATTGAGTTATATCTCACATTAGGTTCAAGCTTTGATTTCTATTCATTGAACTCccatattttgtgtttatttgggATTTACTATGggtgttgttttatttgtttgtggcaTGTTTGTATTGTGTATATGGCATGTGCATATGTACCCTGTGTGCAAGCAGGCAGAGTCTAGTGtgtctcctctgtcactcttccaaCGTGTTTCCTTGAGGTGGGGTCTATTATGAAACCTGAGAGCTGCGGTTTTTCTAGTCAGTTTGACCAGtatagcaattctcctgtctcatgcCCCTttcaggactggggttgcaggtatgatttctggctttttatgttgtCATGGTAGggggacaagcactttacccccgAAGCTACCTTCTCAGCCATTATTTAACATTTCTGAAGTTGAACATCAAGTATATACGCCAAATTCATACACGTTGATCCAGCATATGACTTCAGCAGTTttcatagaggaaaaagtaaCATTCACAAGAATATAAATTAAATGCAGTAATCTAAAAAACACTAGTGTGATAGGTAACTGTACAGGACATTGCTCTTATATGACATAGAACAGTTTAAATTCGGCagactatttttatatttcaatgaAAACTATTTTTACAAATTATTGAGAGGAAAAACATGAGGTATGGCATAATAGAGCCTTGTGTTTTGCACAAAATTACCTTGATTCAGGTTTTTTACTCAGAAAATAAATGTATAGATCATTTTGTTATGTGACCTCTGGGGAAGGGGAACTGATATGTCTTCTCCACAATTACATGACAGACCACGTATATTTGGCAGTTGAGGGCAGGTGCTCACACATATGCAATGAAGACTTTTCAATAGTTATTTCATTGGCTAAATATCTCAATACTTCCTACACATTGGACCTTTCCTATGATTTTTGTTCCCATTGTGAGTTTTCATTTTGATTGACTTGTCatgcaatgaagaaataaaatcaatcaaaccttctctttctaataaaatgATAGCTTTTTTGTTTCTCCAGTATAATAGGGTACAAAACACATATTCTCTTGGTAAGATTAGCTCTCTCATGTCTCATACCCCTTGAGGCAAAAGTAAATTTAAACACATTTGCTAGGATAATTTGGAAATTCCCAGggtttttaaaatagtaatagaGCTTGCCAGGTACCCTGGAGACCCTCTCGATCCTCTGTAGAGCACCATCGACGTGAAGTAAGGTTCTACCACCAGGAATTCTGTGTCACACGGAAGGACATCCTGGGCAGCATCTGAAGGTGGAAAGGCTGTTCATTGTACAGTGAGTGAAGTATTTCACAGGTAATTCTTATCAGCTACTGAACCCTGAGAGCAAGCATTCAAGTAAATTGGTACCATAATCAGCAAATACTgaattcttaaaaattaatatttagtaTTTAATATGGATAGCTTGCTTCCATTGATAAAGGAACCAGGATAAAAGGGCAGAATTGTTGGGTAAGTTAAGTATATGATGTGAAGGTAGTACTGCAGAGTTTTATGTTTGAGAAATAATAATTGTTTAAAACTTaattactaattttattttccatgtaatatttattgtattcattatcattttattcaAATAGCTGGTTAATGCTAGATCTGCATATTGTGTTTTTAAATGCTGGGACTGTTGTAGATATTGTTATTGTTGACTTGTATTCATAACCTTCTCTGAAGTCCTAAAATCAATATCTGGTGAATTTAATCTGTAAACAAACACTGCATTTGAATACATCTATTTTAGAGCTGAGCTATGAAGAATACCATATGTTTGGTGCTTTCCACACAAGGCCCAACTTGGCAAAACATTTTCATAATGTTGAATTTATGCATCCTACTTATGTTTGTCCTTCTCTTTACAATTTCCAGGATAACCTTACAAGAGTTTTTGCTTTGTAATTATGACCATACAAAGACAAATTTACATTGCTTGATTTAAAAGTAAACTCTGATTTGGATACAGAATTATTCTACTGTTTTGAGACTTAAGAAGAAGCAACTTGACTCAAATTAACAAGAGGaaggagaggttttttttgttttgttttgttatttttgtttttcgaagtagggtctctagtctaggctgacctggaattcactatggattctcagagtggccttgaactcaaagtggtcctcctacctctgcctcctgagtgctgggattaaaggcatgtgccaccacgcccagccgaggtattctttttttaaaaaagaggtgatggagtttttaaaaacattttaattatttatttgggagaaagaggcagagagagagaatgggcctgacagggcttccagccactgcaaacgaactccagatgcatgtgcccccttatgcatctggcttatattggtcctggggaattgaaccaaggtcctttggctttgcaggaaagcaccttaactgctaagccatcttgccagcctgggatgggttttttttttaagcacaagTTCTCTTTAAAtttactgaattttttaaaatgttgtattGTAAAATTGAAAACATATACTTTTTCCAAgctaatatttttcaaaactgtccttaaattcttatttcttaataaacttttcttttgtaACCTGATGCTAATGATCTAGAAACAGATGTGAGTTTGGTATAGACCATTGAACCACATCTCAATGCAATACCTcttgtaagttttattttttgttctgtctaTAAATTTAACAAGATGATATAACATAATATTGTAAAATATAAAGTTACATAGTGCAACAGAATGTTAACTCAAAGCAGGAGCAATGGAAGTTCCCTTTGAATAGCAAATATAATGATAAAGGGGAAATTTATATAGATCTTCTTATATCCATATGACACATTCAAAAAAACTATGCAATATAAATGATATCCATTTGTATATAGAAATTCAAGTATCAGGATGTAGTTCATATGTGCTGAGCTCATCACTACAACATGGAGATGGAACAGGGACTAAATGATAATATTTctaaacaatttttctttcttacgTTCCTCTTTTGCTtccatttgtatttttgtttcagtgtatttcacaatttattttttatactatTATCTTACAGTACTGTTTCAATGGAATACATAGTGCAATGGAACATATGTAGTTTCAATACAAAATCTTAGAATACACAAATAAtgacattttattattaaatttttctcAATGATTAGTTGTACATTTCAGCAAGAGTAacatgaattttcattttataatgttAAAATTTACATCTCTGTGTATTCATGCTCAACTGAATGCTATGAAGCCTcagaaacaaattttatttgcttaactTTTAGGCAGTATATGATATATTGTGCTCTGTTATCTCATAGAATTGAACCACATAGCACCATTTGAGCATAGTACCATTATTAcagatttatttcaaaaagataCATAGAATGCAATTAGTTACATAGCTCAATCATTTTTAACTAAGTCAATCATGTTTTTATGCAGAAATCATTTATTGTAATGCCTATATTTTTTGTCAGAAAACAAATCTCAGAGGAACTAATAGTTTCTAATCTCAAATTGACTAAATTTATATGAATCAGAAGCAAAGAGACCCagtagagaaaaacaaacaaatgaaaattatgcTTTTTGTTGAAAGGGTGCTTGAAatgtgaaaggaagaaaatagattcaAGGATTTGGGaatctttgaaattattttaaaaaattaaaataacattttgatAAAAATAGTTGTGAGGCCATACATCTGTtactttcattttgatttatagGTGAGCATAAGAGCCAATATTGTGAATATAAGACACATGACCTTGGACTCAACCTGGGTGTCACAAGTTTCTGTGATTAGGAGTTATTTCTTAAACTCAACCAGCATTTCCTTAATGATTAAGTTGAAAGAGAGGTATCAGGGAGAATATCCAAATCAAATACAATTTGATGACTTTAGATTCAGTGTTACTAAGAAACCATTCCTCAGACAAACCAATACCTATTTTAGCCAACTTTATTGAGCTAATTATTTATAGAAATTAGAATTTATCAATGTAAAAGAGTAAAATTTgatgacttttaaaatacataagaTCATGGTATCACCATATCATTTCTGGtatgtttttttatgtttctgaatGTTCACTCATGTACCTGTGAAACCAGATTCTTACAATATCTGTCCTCCTCCAATTTGTCTGACCAGCCTTCTGTCAGTCTGACTTCTCTCACCTAAGTCAGAAAATGAGACAGCAGttgttatttcttttcctgtATGCAATGTAAGTGATCAATTCTTGCAGTTTCATCTATCAGTAGGTTCTTTTGTGTCAAATTTAAATTTTGAGGATATATTATACTTCATTGATCCACTCAGGGGTACACATAGATTTGGCAACATTccaatatttttaatatcataaGTAAAGCTGCTATAAATAATTCTACAAATCATTATataaacatgtatttttatttctattcaaGAAATTCATAGGGTTATCCTTGTTTGGAAATATTCAGTGCATAATAAATCCATatctaccttaaaaagaaagtcTCAGATTGGTTTCCAGAGAGGGTATACAATTTCAAATACCATCAGCAATgtctgagaatttttttaaaaaataattattttcttatctataagACAAGAACGAGAAatagggaaagatagagagaatgtatgtgccagggcctccagtcactgcagacaaactccaaatgcatcactttgtgcatctagctttatgtgagtactggggaatcgaacatccAGGCAAGCGCTATaacttctaagacatctctccagccctgacagaaTTTTTTGTACCATAGTCTCCTCAGTAAAATTTGGGCCCTAATTTTCTCCATGTCTTgtttaataaatttataaattttatatttaccaCTCCATGTGTAAAAATAGCTTTTTACTTCTTACTTGGTTCTCAAATTCTCTGACATGATTTCTCTGTCATAGGTTTAAAAGAATCTTGGACTGAAGTTCCACCTCCAGCTCACAATGTTGGCTTTGAACAATACTTCTAACTGGCCCACTTTTTCCTTCATTGGCATCCCAGGTTTAGAGGCTGCACATATGTGGATCTCCATCCCCTTCTGTCTTCTGTACGTGGTAGCACTTGGGGGTAATATTATTCTGCTCATGCTAGTTAGAGCTGAGCAGAATCTTCACGAGCCCCAGTTCTATTTTTTGGCCATGCTAGCCCTCACTGACCTAGGCCTTTCATTGTCAACAATGCCTAGTGTCTTGGCCATCTTCTGGTTTGATCTTCATGATGTAAGCCTGGACGCCTGCCTGACCCAAATGTTCTTCATTCATACACTGTCAACAGTAGAATCAGGGGTCCTGGTGGCCATGGCTTTTGACCGCTTGGTGGCTATCTGTGCCCCTCTAAACTACACCAGGATCCTCACCCACCTTACTGTTGCCTGCCTCAGTGGTGCTGCCTTTATAAGAGGAGCCACTCTCTTGGCCCCTCTGCCTTTTTTCCTCAGAACCTTTCCTTTCTGTGGGGACAACACCCTCTCTCACTCCTACTGCTACTATCCGGACATGCTGAACTTGGCCTGTGGGGATGTCACTTTCAGCAGTCTTTATGGATTGGTCTGTGTGCTCTGCACCTTTGCAGTGGACGCTGTCTTCATCCTGGTTTCCTATGTGAAGATCCTGGGCACAGTGATGAAACTGGGAGTTCATGACCACAACTGGAAATCGCTGCAAACCTGTGCCTGTCACCTGTGCACAGTGTTTGTGTTTTACCTGCCCCTCATCAGCCTGGCAGTTCTGCATCGGTACAGCCAGGAGACTTCCCCAGTTCTGTACACCACCATGAGCAACGCCTACCTGCTCGTGACGCCACTGCTGAACCCTCTTGTGTACAGCCTCAAATCCAGGCAGATCCAGGCAGCCCTGCGCAAGCGATTTGGGGTGCAACGTGTTGTTGCTGGAGAATGAGATTTTTGTGTATGTTAGAAAGTGCAACGATTTAAAAATGTTGTTCACCACCTACCGTGGACCAAATAGTATTCCAGGCACTATGAATTCAAACATGAAAACATGTTCGGGTCTTTTCATTAATCAGGGAATTAAGGTGACAAATATAGTAGGAATGCtttttttaaaggtgataaaGTGATCACAAATGATGATTGATAAAGATAAGAAATCACACTAATAACTCAAGGTCCAGTGCCATTGATTTATGAGCTGAATGAAAATAGCATTACCACTAATGAGATGGGGGTTGAATCCTGAAGAGTACATGGCTGGTTTACAGATATACCAAGATGTCACATGGTTCTGACTCTCAATGTTGCATGAGACATAAAACTTCAACTTTGATGAAAAATATATGACCATACTTCCTAATAAGTGATATTCTGAGCACTGTGATGACTAGGAATTGACAAGGTGCTGTCTGAAAAGATATGTGAGTCTAACATATGGTTATACTTACTCATTTCCTTATTCACtgagattttatattttacccagatagtttttttttaaattttttgagccaagcccaacagactgcctttttatgcaagagtgcAAGAATGAgtcttagagagaaagagaaagagagagggagagaattggtgctcaagggcctccagccatgacaattgaactccagatgcatgtgcccccttgtgcacatgtgtgaccttgtgcacatgtgtcactgtgcatctggcttatgtgggacctggaaaatcgaacataagtccttaggcttcacagacaagtgcctgaagGGCAAAGCTATATCGATTTCACATCAAGTGTGAATAATTATATCCtgacattaaaaacaaatatgtatctcttctctatcttcccaaagaagaaatatgaattatTTTGTATTCAGGGGCCAAATCTTTTCAAATGATAGTCCTATACACATGAATATCTTATAGGTATTTAGACTTAATTTTCTTTGgtaataaattttagaatcttatAGAAGAAACAAGAGTTTGAAGCAACTTTGAGAGTTTTAAATTCATAAATTATATCCCAAATAATGTGTCAGAAAGAAGACATACTAGTCACATAGTCTATGTTGTACTAACAAAAGATCAAAAACAAAGTATGTAATAGCATAATTAGTGGGGttgggattttgttttatttgctatGTGAATGCAGATAAAAGTATAGCAGGATTGGGATTAAGAATTTCCATTGAGTCTGAAATTCCATGCATAAAAATAATGGAAGCTTAAAGTCTATTCTCATTTCAAAAATCATTCAGCTGGCTTTTCTGTGTTAGACCTTCATAGGATAAAAGAAGttatctcaaaattaatatggtcTTTGCTCTGCGAACCAAGTCATTTGAAAAACATAGCACTCACATGTTTAGGAAAATGCTGTTCAGAAACACTTTTACCCCTTTAAAATTATCAGTTTGTTAATGTTCTGTGTGATGAGTCTTTCTGGTCAGTCTCTGGGCTCTGTGGACGCTGATTTCCCTGTTTTGAGCATAGAGAACCAGGACCGTAGCTCAGCAGGTCTTCCATTGTTTTGAAGAGAAGCCAATTTTTCTTTGAGGAATTCCACTTCTGTGTGTAAGTGCGGAGGATCCCAATACAACCAATATTGTTATAAACTCGTATTCCACTGTTCcatctaacaaaaaaaaatgaatgcagtTTTTTTGCTAGAAATATGTTCATTTCTGTTTGGATTATGACAAAGGAAAAATTCAGAATCTCTTAACAGTCCTTAGTTATTTGGAAGCTCCTCTCATCTAAGCTATAAAGCAATGAGTAGAAAACAAATTAGAAGTACATATGGGAAGTTGATTCACAAAGAAGAAAGCACCTGCTACTAGTGATGATTTCTTAACTGCCTTTGAGTCTACAAAGTTCTATGCTTGAATGTgtcatatatttttctattttacttcttttcattAAATAAAGTTATATAAATATGCCTTAggctattttataattttaaaaagctggcaTTAATTTTCAGAAAGTTGATGTCACTAAAATTATTTCTTGTTAGTAACCACAAGAAAGATACCAGAAGTGATTTCTGTTGAAATCAATACATTAGCTCATTTTGTGTCTAACCGAATAGTCATGCTCAGCATTTAATGGAAATCCCtctatttttctcaaatatactCTGTGCCTTTAATATCATTTTTGCCATTCCTTTGTTAACTAAAAAcaatttgagggctggggagatggctcagtgtttaagacaCTTTCATGCAAAGTCTAACCACAGGGGTTTGACatcccagtactcatggaagCTAGATggacagagtggtacatgcatttggaattcatttgcaatggctgcaggccgcAGTGTGCCTATTATTTCTGTTTAgatctcttccctctatctctctctctgctttcaaataaataaataaatattttaaaaataatttgaaatatgcTATTTTATATTTGTGTTCCTATCCTATTTTGTTCCAAAATTGTAATaaaatttgtaataaaatatCACACTGTCAAGATAAGAATCTTGGAATTAGCTTCACTAGAATAAGAAGCCAGCCTGCAAAAAGGTAAGTTATGCTTTTAGCAAATAGTGATAGAGAGTGTGGATGGAATTCAGTGCTAGAGCATTTGGTTGACATGACAGTCCCACACTGAGTTGATGGCTAgaactgcaaaaccaaagaaacaaaaataaagctcagCAAAACACTAGTCAACTAACATAGGTCACGGTGTAAGAAGTGTAGTACACTTGGATATCAGTAGATGGGAAACTGTGAGAGCAGAGAAATGTGACCACAGTTCATGGGTTTTTATCTACctgcaaaataaattctttaaaattagaATAACAAAATGTTCAACAATAATATCAAATGTTTATTTCATTGAAGTCATTAC containing:
- the LOC101597452 gene encoding olfactory receptor 51I2-like; the protein is MLALNNTSNWPTFSFIGIPGLEAAHMWISIPFCLLYVVALGGNIILLMLVRAEQNLHEPQFYFLAMLALTDLGLSLSTMPSVLAIFWFDLHDVSLDACLTQMFFIHTLSTVESGVLVAMAFDRLVAICAPLNYTRILTHLTVACLSGAAFIRGATLLAPLPFFLRTFPFCGDNTLSHSYCYYPDMLNLACGDVTFSSLYGLVCVLCTFAVDAVFILVSYVKILGTVMKLGVHDHNWKSLQTCACHLCTVFVFYLPLISLAVLHRYSQETSPVLYTTMSNAYLLVTPLLNPLVYSLKSRQIQAALRKRFGVQRVVAGE